The following proteins are encoded in a genomic region of Glycine max cultivar Williams 82 chromosome 18, Glycine_max_v4.0, whole genome shotgun sequence:
- the LOC102660986 gene encoding uncharacterized protein, which yields MEGETSYTAGSPPIFDGEEYELWAARMTAHLEALDLWEAVEENYDVPELPLDPTVAQMKNHKERKTKKAKAKNFLFSAVSKIIFTRIMNFKSAKQIWDYLRSEYQGCERTKGMQVLNLGREFEMQSMKETETIKGYADRLLGIANRVRLLGKDFPDERIVQKILVTIPEKYESKISALEESKDLSTITLGELINALQAQE from the coding sequence ATGGAGGGAGAAACATCATACACAGCAGGTTCACCACCAATTTTTGATGGTGAAGAGTACGAATTATGGGCTGCAAGGATGACTGCTCATCTTGAAGCTTTGGATCTTTGGGAGGCAGTAGAAGAAAACTATGATGTTCCTGAACTACCTTTAGATCCAACGGTGGCTCAGATGAAGAATCACAAAGAAAGGAAGACCAAAAAGGCTAAGGctaaaaatttccttttctctgctgtgtcaaaaattatttttacaagaaTTATGAACTTCAAGTCTGCCAAACAGATTTGGGATTATCTCAGATCAGAATATCAAGGCTGTGAAAGAACCAAAGGCATGCAAGTACTCAACTTGGGCAGAGAATTCGAGATGCAGAGCATGAAAGAGACTGAAACAATTAAAGGCTACGCTGACCGGCTGTTAGGCATAGCAAATAGAGTAAGGCTTCTTGGGAAGGACTTTCCTGATGAAAGAATAGTGCAAAAAATCCTGGTCACTATACCCGAGAAGTATGAATCGAAGATATCAGCATTGGAGGAGTCTAAAGACCTGTCAACCATCACCTTGGGAGAACTCATAAATGCTCTACAAGCCCAGGAGTAG
- the LOC121173943 gene encoding secreted RxLR effector protein 161-like: MNQKEKFSKDDGADKVDEMHYRSLIGCLIYLTATRPDILFAVSILSRFMHCASEVHLQAAKRVIRYVKGTLDYGIMYSHSHNFKLHGYSDSDWAGCIDDMRSTSGYCFSFGSGVFSWCSKKQEVVAQSTAEAEYVAAVAVVNQALWIRKIMTDLHMKQEESTQFLWTTRLQSQLLMIQCFMAN; encoded by the coding sequence ATGAACCAAAAGGAGAAATTTAGCAAGGATGATGGAGCTGATAAAGTTGACGAAATGCATTACAGAAGCTTGATTGGTTGTTTAATATATCTTACTGCAACCAGACCTGACATTTTGTTTGCAGTAAGTATACTTTCAAGGTTCATGCATTGTGCTAGTGAAGTTCATCTTCAAGCTGCCAAACGAGTTATTAGATATGTTAAAGGCACTTTAGACTATGGTATAATGTACTCtcattctcataattttaagcTCCATGGATATTCTGATAGTGACTGGGCAGGTTGTATTGATGACATGAGAAGCACCTCTGGTTATTGTTTTTCCTTTGGTTCTGGAGTCTTTTCTTGGTGTTCTAAAAAGCAAGAAGTTGTAGCTCAATcaactgcagaagcagagtatgtAGCTGCTGTTGCTGTAGTGAATCAAGCTCTTTGGATCAGGAAAATTATGACAGATTTGCATATGAAACAAGAAGAAAGCACACAATTTTTGTGGACAACCAGGCTGCAATCTCAATTGCTAATGATCCAGTGTTTCATGGCAAACTAA